The window CCGCCGCCATCGGCGGAACGTAGATGACGGCCGTGTTCGCGGCCGTCTCGCGCACCGCCTCCGCCACGGTGTTGAAGACCGGCACGCTGCCCTCGAAGCGCTGCCCGCCCTTCCCCGGCGTGACGCCGGCCACGACGCTCGTCCCGTACTCGATCATGTGGCGCGCGTGGAACGATCCCTCGCGCCCGGTGATACCCTGCACCAGCAGGCGGGTGCCGCCGTTTACAAAAATGCTCACGCCGCCTCCCGCGCCAGCGCGACCGCGCGCCGCACCGCCTCGTCCATGTCGCTCAGCGCCGTCATCCCCACCTCGTTCAGAATGCGGATCGCCTCGGCTTCGTTGGTGCCGGTGAGCCGGATGACGATCGGCACCCGCACCTTGAACTGGCGTGTTGCCGCGACGATGCCGTTGGCCACGTCGTCCGTGCGGGTGATCCCGCCGAAGATGTTGAAGAGGATTGCCTTCACCCTCGGATCGGCGGTGATGATCCGGAGCGCCGCGATGACCTTCTCCGGGCTCGAGCTGCCGCCGATGTCGAGAAAGTTGGCCGGCTCGCCGCCGTAGTACTTGACCAGGTCCATCGTCGCCATCGCGAGCCCGGCGCCGTTTACCACGCACCCGACGTCCCCGTCGAGCTTGATGAACGACAAGTTGGCGCGCCGGGCCGCCGCCTCGCTCGGCTCCTCGGCCGTGTCGTCGCGCAGCACGCCCAGGTCGGGGCGCCAGAACAGTTCGTTGTCGTCGATGATGATCTTGGCGTCGAGCGCCAGCACACGCCCCTCGGGCGTCGTGGCGAGCGGATTGATCTCGGCGAGCGAGCAGCCGTTGGCGACGAACGCCGCGTAGAGCTGCTCCAGGATGCGCGCCGCGGCCTTCACCTGGGTGAAGTCGCGAAAGAGCGCAAAGGCGAGTGCCAGCGCCTGGTGAGGAAAGAGCCCGTA is drawn from Gemmatimonadales bacterium and contains these coding sequences:
- the sucC gene encoding ADP-forming succinate--CoA ligase subunit beta — its product is MNIHEYQARALLKAQGIPMLDGDVATTPTEAEAIARRLGRTVVIKAQVHAGGRGKAGGVRLARNPSEALDCAADILGMRIKGLEVQKILVVPAAEIATESYVALIMDRESQKPVFMVSPAGGVDIEDVAARAPEKITRLAVDPAYGLFPHQALALAFALFRDFTQVKAAARILEQLYAAFVANGCSLAEINPLATTPEGRVLALDAKIIIDDNELFWRPDLGVLRDDTAEEPSEAAARRANLSFIKLDGDVGCVVNGAGLAMATMDLVKYYGGEPANFLDIGGSSSPEKVIAALRIITADPRVKAILFNIFGGITRTDDVANGIVAATRQFKVRVPIVIRLTGTNEAEAIRILNEVGMTALSDMDEAVRRAVALAREAA